Proteins co-encoded in one Fusarium fujikuroi IMI 58289 draft genome, chromosome FFUJ_chr06 genomic window:
- a CDS encoding related to coatomer gamma-2 subunit, whose translation MSYGKKDEDADLGLVKVDRTQVFQEARLFNSSPIQPRRCRILLTKIALLLYTGEKFPTNEATTLFFGISKLFQNKDASLRQMVHLVIKELANSAEDIIMVTSTIMKDTGGSTDAIYRPNAIRALCRIIDATTVQSIERVMKTAIVDKNPSVSSAALVSSYHLLPIAKDVVRRWQSETQEAAASSKSSGGFSLGFSTSSSQIPMNHSTMSQYHAVGLLYQMRMHDRMALVKMVQQFGAAGALKNPAAIIMLVRLAAQLAEEDVSLRKPMMQLLDGWLRHKSEMVNFEAAKAICDMRDVTDAEVAQAVHVLQLFLTSPRAVTKFAALRILHNFASFKPTAVNACNPDIELLISNSNRSIATFAITTLLKTGNEASVDRLMKQISTFMSEITDEFKITIVEAIRTLCLKFPSKQAGMLTFLSGILRDEGGYEFKRAVVESMFDLIKFVPDSKEDALAHLCEFIEDCEFTKLAVRILHLIGLEGPKTAQPTKYIRYIYNRVVLENAIVRAAAVTALAKFGVGQKDSEVKSSVRVLLTRCLDDVDDEVRDRAALNLKLMNEEDDEMAARFAKNENMFSLPYFEQQLVLYVTSDDKSAFDSPFDIAKIPVVTREQADAEDRSKKLIATAPTLKAPKVGPTKPTGAEAVASASAQAQRYAQELLEIPEMKEFGSVLKSSPVIELTEAETEYVVSLVKHIFKEHIVLQYEVKNTLPDTVLENVSVVATPVDEEELEEVFIIQAEKLATDEPGKVYVAFKKVGGEASLPISTFSNVLKFTSKEIDPSTGEPEDSGYDDEYEVAEFDLAGSDYVIPTFAGNFSHIWEQVGASGEEVTETLQLSGMESIADATEQLTKALSLQPLEGTDVPVNQTTHTLKLLGKTVGGGRVVANVRMAYSSKTGVTTKITVRSEEENVAALVIASVA comes from the exons ATGGTCCACCTTGTtatcaaggagcttgccAACTCAGCTGAGGATATTATTATGGTTACCAGCACGATTATGAAGGATACTGGCGGCAGCACCGACGCTATCTACCGACCCAATGCCATTCGCGCCCTCTGCCGTATTATTGAT GCCACGACCGTGCAATCGATCGAACGAGTTATGAAGACCGCAATTGTCGATAAGAACCCATCCGTATCCTCTGCCGCCCTCGTTTCCTCATACCACCTCCTTCCCATCGCCAAGGATGTTGTCCGACGATGGCAGAGCGAAACCCAGGAGGCCGCTGCCTCTAGCAAGTCCTCTGGTGGCTTCTCCCTGGGATTCTCCACCTCAAGCAGCCAAATTCCCATGAACCACTCGACCATGTCGCAATACCACGCTGTCGGACTCTTATATCAGATGCGCATGCACGACCGAATGGCCCTTGTCAAGATGGTTCAGCAATTCGGCGCTGCTGGTGCTCTCAAGAACCCCGCTGCTATCATCATGCTGGTTCGACTTGCTGCACAGCTCGCTGAGGAGGATGTTTCATTGAGGAAGCCCATGATGCAGCTCCTCGACGGCTGGCTGCGACACAAGAGCGAAATGGTCAACTTTGAGGCTGCTAAGGCTATCTGCGACATGCGAGATGTTACCGATGCTGAGGTAGCGCAAGCTGTCCACGTTCTGCAGCTGTTCCTCACCTCTCCCCGCGCTGTTACTAAGTTCGCCGCTCTCCGAATCCTCCACAACTTTGCCAGCTTCAAGCCTACCGCCGTCAACGCCTGCAACCCCGACATCGAGCTTCTCATCTCAAACAGCAACCGATCCATTGCCACTTTCGCCATCACCACGCTCCTTAAGACCGGTAACGAGGCCAGTGTCGACAGGTTAATGAAGCAGATTTCCACCTTCATGTCCGAGATTACCGACGAGTTCAAGATTACAATCGTGGAGGCTATCCGCACCTTGTGCCTCAAATTCCCCAGCAAGCAGGCTGGTATGCTCACCTTCCTCAGCGGTATTTTGCGCGATGAGGGTGGATACGAGTTCAAGAGGGCTGTTGTGGAGAGCATGTTCGATTTGATCAAGTTCGTCCCTGATTCCAAGGAGGATGCGCTTGCCCACCTCTGCGAGTTCATTGAGGATTGCGAGTTCACTAAGCTGGCTGTCCGAATTCTTCACCTTATCGGTCTTGAGGGTCCCAAGACCGCTCAGCCTACCAAGTATATCCGATATATTTACAACCGAGTGGTTCTTGAAAACGCCATCGTGcgagctgctgctgtcacTGCCCTCGCCAAGTTTGGTGTTGGCCAGAAGGACTCTGAGGTTAAGAGCAGTGTCCGCGTCCTCCTCACCCGATGcttggatgatgttgatgacgagGTCCGTGATCGTGCTGCCCTTAACCTGAAGCTCAtgaatgaggaggatgatgagatggcaGCTCGATTCGCCAAGAATG AGAACATGTTCTCTCTTCCCTACTTCGAGCAGCAGCTTGTCCTGTACGTCACATCAGACGACAAGTCAGCTTTCGATAGTCCCTTCGATATTGCCAAGATTCCTGTGGTTACTCGGGAGCAGGCCGACGCTGAGGACCGATCCAAGAAGCTGATTGCCACAGCCCCTACACTCAAGGCTCCCAAGGTTGGCCCCACCAAGCCTACTGGAGCCGAGGCtgttgcttctgcttctgctcagGCTCAACGGTATGCCCAGGAGCTGCTCGAGATCCCGGAGATGAAGGAGTTCGGCAGTGTCCTCAAGTCTTCGCCTGTTATCGAGCTTACTGAGGCAGAGACTGAGTACGTTGTCAGCTTGGTCAAGCACATCTTCAAGGAGCACATTGTCCTCCAATATGAGGTTAAGAACACCTTGCCCGACACTGTCCTTGAGAACGTCTCCGTTGTCGCTACTCCCgtagacgaggaggagctcgaggaggtcttcatcatccaggctgagaagcttgcGACTGATGAGCCCGGCAAGGTCTATGTTGCTTTTAAGAAGGTTGGCGGCGAGGCTTCCCTACCCATCTCCACCTTCTCCAACGTCCTCAAGTTCACCAGCAAGGAGATCGACCCCTCAACAGGCGAACCCGAGGATTCCGGCTACGATGATGAGTACGAGGTGGCCGAGTTCGACCTTGCTGGCAGTGACTACGTGATCCCCACATTCGCTGGTAACTTCAGCCACATCTGGGAGCAGGTTGGTGCTTCTGGAGAGGAGGTTACAGAAACCCTCCAATTGAGCGGTATGGAGAGCATTGCGG ACGCTACAGAACAACTTACAAAGGCTTTGTCGCTCCAGCCTCTCGAGGGTACCGATGTGCCCGTCAACCAGACCACCCACAcactcaagcttctcggcaAGACAGTTGGTGGAGGTCGGGTGGTTGCTAACGTACGAATGGCTTACTCATCAAAAACTGGTGTCACGACAAAGATCACGGTGCgaagcgaagaggagaatgtGGCTGCGCTAGTCATCGCGTCGGTCGCTTAG